Proteins co-encoded in one Bacteroidales bacterium genomic window:
- a CDS encoding putative sulfate exporter family transporter has product MENGIKKTDEQTVQKKFFGIRITIRELIFIIAIIFSLSPFASPPIALLLGLFIALFIGNPFKHLSHKATHILLQISVVGLGFGMNVTSAINAGKTGVLFTVFSIIGTLVIGFLLSKIFKVEKKTSYLISSGTAICGGSAIAAISPVIKAEEKQISVALGTIFILNSIALFIFPVIGHKLNLSQTQFGLWCAIAIHDTSSVVGAACKYGNTALEVATTVKLTRALWIIPIAFLSTFIFKNKKSKIKIPYFIGLFIIAMFLNSYFPFIQQYNYIIVNIAKAGLTLTLFLIGSGLSKTILKSVGFRPLLQGVTLWIIISIVSLVVINFI; this is encoded by the coding sequence ATGGAAAACGGAATAAAAAAAACTGATGAACAAACTGTACAAAAAAAGTTCTTTGGCATTAGAATAACAATTAGAGAACTAATTTTTATTATTGCAATCATTTTTAGTTTATCACCATTTGCTTCACCACCAATAGCTTTGTTACTTGGTTTATTTATTGCGTTATTTATTGGAAATCCATTCAAACATTTAAGTCACAAAGCTACCCATATTTTGTTGCAAATTTCTGTTGTCGGACTTGGTTTTGGTATGAATGTAACTAGTGCGATAAATGCCGGTAAAACAGGCGTTTTGTTTACCGTTTTTTCAATAATTGGAACGTTGGTAATAGGATTCTTGTTAAGTAAAATTTTTAAAGTAGAAAAGAAAACATCTTATTTGATTTCATCAGGAACAGCAATTTGTGGTGGAAGTGCTATTGCAGCAATTTCGCCCGTGATAAAAGCTGAAGAGAAGCAAATTTCGGTTGCATTGGGTACAATATTTATTCTTAATTCTATTGCCTTGTTTATTTTCCCTGTAATCGGGCATAAATTAAATTTATCACAAACTCAATTTGGTTTATGGTGTGCAATAGCAATACATGATACCAGTTCGGTAGTTGGCGCTGCATGCAAATATGGTAATACAGCTTTGGAAGTTGCTACAACAGTAAAGTTAACAAGAGCTTTATGGATAATACCCATCGCATTTTTATCAACCTTTATTTTTAAAAATAAAAAAAGTAAAATAAAAATTCCATATTTTATTGGATTATTTATAATAGCAATGTTTCTAAATTCATATTTTCCGTTTATACAACAATATAATTATATTATTGTAAATATTGCAAAAGCCGGGTTAACCCTGACATTGTTTCTAATAGGTAGTGGATTATCAAAAACAATTTTGAAATCGGTTGGTTTCAGACCTCTTCTTCAAGGTGTAACACTCTGGATAATAATATCAATTGTATCTCTAGTCGTGATAAATTTTATTTGA
- a CDS encoding LysR family transcriptional regulator: MFDFRLKVFNTVAKRLNFTKAAEELYITQPAITKHIQEIENHYKVKLFERNGTKIKLTQAGETLLQYSDQLFAIYRNLEFEINSLTQRHSGILRIGASTTIAQYVLSPVLATFHQKFKDIKITLFNNNTEQIEHFLQNNDIDLGIIEGQSKNSLFKYTEFVKDELVLVASTKNPLAKRQTIELDELLKIPILLREPGSGTLEVIAYNLKPFGIKISQLNIEMQLGSTESIKSYLLNSNTLAFLSIHSILKELHNNECCIIDVNGLNIERYFYFIQKHGEAESLPDFFMRFASHYNFK; this comes from the coding sequence ATGTTTGATTTTCGATTAAAGGTTTTTAACACGGTTGCAAAACGACTTAATTTTACAAAAGCTGCGGAAGAATTGTATATTACTCAACCTGCAATTACTAAACATATTCAAGAAATTGAAAATCATTACAAAGTAAAATTATTTGAACGAAACGGCACTAAAATAAAACTGACACAAGCAGGTGAAACCTTATTGCAATATTCTGACCAATTGTTTGCAATTTATCGCAACCTGGAATTTGAAATAAATAGTCTTACTCAAAGACATAGTGGAATATTGCGGATTGGAGCAAGCACTACGATTGCTCAATACGTTTTATCGCCTGTATTGGCAACTTTTCACCAGAAATTTAAAGACATAAAAATTACACTTTTTAATAATAATACCGAACAAATTGAACATTTTTTACAAAACAATGATATTGACCTTGGAATAATTGAAGGTCAATCAAAGAATTCATTATTCAAATATACTGAATTTGTAAAAGATGAATTGGTATTAGTTGCAAGTACAAAAAATCCACTGGCAAAAAGACAAACTATTGAACTTGATGAACTACTAAAAATCCCTATATTATTACGAGAACCCGGTTCAGGAACGCTAGAAGTAATTGCGTACAATTTAAAACCGTTTGGGATAAAAATATCTCAGTTGAACATTGAAATGCAATTAGGAAGTACCGAAAGTATAAAATCATATTTATTAAATTCAAATACGTTGGCGTTTCTTTCAATTCATTCAATATTAAAAGAACTTCACAATAATGAATGTTGTATTATTGATGTAAACGGTCTTAACATCGAACGATACTTTTATTTCATTCAAAAGCATGGAGAAGCCGAAAGTTTACCTGATTTTTTTATGCGATTTGCAAGTCATTATAATTTTAAGTAA
- a CDS encoding DUF4405 domain-containing protein, translating into MTLKIRKAKFNFWINLISLLPVSLLAFTGLLIQLNYHMKRYNDSCAVWGLDRADWLILHKACAVISIITILLHLYLHWNWLKMAFTKRRLKNGTRVKKNSLWLSIIFLLATITSIISWFFIEDKLQAKHVIEIHDKLGIVLSILIIVHLIQHFSWIKRLFKKDTYRN; encoded by the coding sequence ATGACCCTAAAAATAAGAAAAGCCAAATTTAATTTCTGGATAAATTTAATATCGTTGCTGCCTGTTTCATTATTGGCCTTTACTGGACTTTTAATACAGCTCAATTATCACATGAAAAGATATAATGACAGTTGTGCTGTATGGGGATTAGACAGAGCCGACTGGCTGATACTTCATAAAGCATGTGCTGTAATAAGCATTATAACGATATTATTACACCTTTATCTGCACTGGAACTGGTTGAAAATGGCATTTACAAAAAGAAGATTAAAAAACGGAACCAGAGTAAAAAAGAATAGCCTTTGGCTGAGCATTATTTTTTTATTGGCAACGATTACCTCAATTATATCCTGGTTTTTTATTGAAGATAAATTACAGGCAAAGCATGTTATTGAAATCCACGACAAGCTGGGCATTGTACTTTCTATTTTGATCATAGTACATTTAATTCAACATTTTAGCTGGATTAAAAGGCTTTTCAAAAAAGACACATACAGGAATTAA
- a CDS encoding DUF6266 family protein codes for MAIVQNPITGRTKQKFASAVFSKQFGKNTMRSKPIEVKNPRTPEQVNQRNKFSLMIALARQLLGMLRLSFKNMAVSMSAFNSFVASNIKTAITGTPGSYTIDYSLLVISKGPLFKTSNITAGNELASKVKRTWAPPIDPLDSANLDLLYAAAYNEDKNEWFFGPTATTRQTGLDQQDVPATWSSDTVHVYSFFVSPDGAQCSDSVYSGTVVVL; via the coding sequence ATGGCAATTGTTCAAAACCCCATCACCGGCAGAACCAAACAGAAATTTGCGTCAGCCGTCTTCTCCAAACAGTTCGGAAAGAACACAATGAGAAGTAAACCCATCGAAGTTAAAAACCCCAGAACACCGGAGCAGGTAAATCAGCGGAACAAGTTCTCCCTGATGATCGCCCTGGCACGACAGCTTCTGGGAATGCTCCGTCTTTCTTTCAAAAACATGGCTGTAAGCATGTCGGCCTTCAATTCTTTTGTGGCCTCCAACATCAAAACCGCCATCACGGGTACCCCGGGCAGCTATACAATCGATTATTCCCTGCTTGTCATCTCCAAAGGCCCGTTGTTTAAAACCTCGAATATCACGGCCGGAAATGAACTGGCCAGCAAGGTGAAAAGAACCTGGGCACCTCCCATTGATCCGCTTGATTCGGCAAATCTCGACCTGTTATATGCCGCAGCTTACAACGAAGACAAAAATGAATGGTTTTTCGGCCCCACCGCCACCACCAGGCAGACCGGCCTCGATCAACAGGATGTCCCCGCCACATGGTCAAGTGACACGGTTCATGTTTATTCCTTTTTTGTAAGCCCTGATGGTGCACAATGCAGCGACAGCGTTTACAGCGGAACCGTGGTAGTTCTTTAA